One genomic window of Aricia agestis chromosome 7, ilAriAges1.1, whole genome shotgun sequence includes the following:
- the LOC121728557 gene encoding ribose-5-phosphate isomerase encodes MRFKCIALFKKALVESSNICRPNRVSKVHKSINMSLEQAKQVAAYRAVDEFVTNDCVFGVGSGSTVVYAVQRLAERVETENLKVICIPTSFQAKQLITKHKLILGELETNPVIDVTIDGADEVDANMTLIKGGGGCLLQEKIVASCSKKLIIIADYTKDSVKLGDRYKKGIPIEVVPLAYVPLKNKITSMFGGEIKLRNAIAKAGPVVTDNGNFILDWMFANQDLDWETVNNEIKMLPGVVEVGLFVKMCHKAYFGQAEGNVLERST; translated from the coding sequence atgcgcTTCAAATGCatagcattatttaaaaaagcgcTTGTTGAAAGTAGCAATATCTGTAGGCCCAATCGCGTGAGTAAAGTGCACAAAAGCATCAATATGTCTTTAGAGCAAGCTAAACAAGTAGCTGCGTACCGGGCCGTCGATGAGTTTGTTACTAACGACTGTGTTTTTGGAGTAGGAAGTGGGTCAACTGTCGTTTATGCAGTGCAACGTTTAGCGGAGCGAGTGGAAACTGAGAATTTGAAGGTGATCTGTATTCCTACGTCCTTCCAAGCGAAACAATTAATCACCAAACATAAACTGATCCTAGGTGAGCTCGAGACCAACCCAGTGATAGATGTGACTATAGATGGCGCCGATGAAGTCGACGCAAATATGACTCTGATCAAAGGTGGCGGAGGATGTTTGCTGCAAGAAAAAATTGTAGCTTCATGTTCCAAAAAGCTTATCATCATAGCCGACTACACAAAGGACTCGGTGAAGTTAGGCGATAGATATAAAAAAGGAATACCGATAGAAGTTGTACCGCTAGCTTATGTgcctttaaaaaacaaaattacatcaaTGTTTGGAGGTGAAATCAAATTGAGAAATGCTATTGCCAAAGCAGGGCCTGTTGTCACAGATAATGGTAATTTCATCCTGGACTGGATGTTTGCTAATCAAGACCTCGACTGGGAGACTGTAAACAATGAAATAAAGATGCTACCAGGGGTAGTGGAAGTTGGGTTATTTGTCAAAATGTGTCACAAAGCCTACTTTGGGCAAGCAGAAGGAAATGTACTGGAAAGATCTACTTAA
- the LOC121728558 gene encoding caltractin, which translates to MATTVSNPQKKPVTSNNGPTTGVRKKSGPKFELSDEQKRDIKEAFDLFDTENTGTIDTKELKVAIRALGFEPKKEEIKRMIAEIDKGDGKVTFEDFLDLMTVKMAEKDTKEEIMKAFKLFDHDETGKISFKNLKRVARELGENLTDEELHEMIDEADRDGDGEINQEEFLRIMKKTSLY; encoded by the exons ATG gCTACAACAGTTAGTAATCCACAGAAAAAACCTGTTACATCTAATAATGGCCCCACGACGGGAGTACGAAAGAAGTCTGGACCGAAGTTTGAATTATCAGATGAACAAAAAAGAGATATCAAGGAGGCTTTCGATTTGTTTGATACTGAAAACACCGGGACAATTGATACAAAAGAACTAAAAGTTGCAATACGAGCCCTTGGGTTTGAGCCCAAAAAGGAGGAAATAAAAAGAATGATAGCTGAAATAGATAAAGGAGATGGAAAAGTGACATTCGAGGACTTCTTGGATTTAATGACTGTTAAAATGGCAGAAAAAGATACCAAGGAAGAAATCATGAAAGCGTTCAAATTGTTTGATCACGATGAAACTG GTAAAATATCTTTTAAGAACCTTAAGAGAGTAGCTCGGGAACTGGGTGAAAACTTAACAGATGAGGAACTTCACGAAATGATTGATGAAGCTGATAGGGACGGAGACGGTGAGATAAACCAAGAAGAGTTCCTGCGTATTATGAAAAAAACTAGCTTATACTAA